The Ooceraea biroi isolate clonal line C1 chromosome 7, Obir_v5.4, whole genome shotgun sequence genomic sequence TgtattttgtcattttgatAAAACCTTCATCATGATAAATACAAAATGCCACGTGAGATACTTTGAATTTCCATTAGAGTACTGTCCGGCGTACGTTAGCTGTTCGATTCCGGACAGAATATCGTAACGGATTGTGGGAGCAGTCGAATTTCAACTGGCTTCAACTCGTACTCCTCATAGTCGATGTAAAACATTTGATTTTCATTTGTCTGAAAGAACATTTATAGATCATTGAAACTTCCAACATCCCAAATGACTCGCAGTgtacagaaatataattttattagcttACTATTTCAGGATATAATTGAATATCCTTTGCATCCAATATCGAATTTACGGGTGATTCATTGTTCATTTCCTGTTTCCATCCTTTCTCGACAAATGCGGCATAGTTAATATTGTCCGGACCTTAATTGCACGTAATTCATATAGCTCTATTATTGCATTTCAGAGTTAATTgattaaatgatataaatgaatatttcactTCATTACCTAGTGCTATCTTTAATGACGGCGCCGATTGAACTGGTAAATTCTTCGTATTTTCTGTCCTTATGCATAGCTCTGTCGTTGAAATAGGCATCTCATAGAATGTGTCACAGTCTTCGTTCGTCACTTTACTGTAATCTACGCGATTATCTGAAACGTACTTTAATTACACGCAACGAAATTGATTTCAACACATCTCTCACTAGTTTTTTGATGATTCCATTTGAGAAAttgtctttatatttttaactttattttttattataatataacgtataaattgtataaataatttattctagaGGAACTCACCAGGAACAAATGTCTGCTTCCTCGGTAGAAACGCATGCCACCATCTCCTATTCATGTTTACGGATTCGTTGTAAGATTCTTTAGAATAGCAACGTGAACATCCTTCACAAGGATTCGTATACTTTAGTACCGCGTTACACCTCCAATTTAAATCCGATTTGTAACCGCTGAACACGTAAGCTGCATATCTGTGTAAAGCAGTAAAAAGCAGGAAACGTAAGGCAAGTTGTACATAGACGCAATGGAAATTTTCAGAAGGAACGAAGAAATTTACTTGCGTAAAAAGCCCCAGTACCAATATTTATCGATTCGCGCGTGGGTGTCGGTCCAAGCTCCCCATTTTATGCCATCCACGGCGTAGATCGGCTTCACCGGATTTTCTGGATCATTCTTGAACCAAAACGTAGTCAGTATGTCAATatataatgcaatttataaCGAATGACAATCACGAGACGCGTACCTccagtaatttaatttcaacggCATCTATCGATGTCAAATTGTTCTGTATAACTGCCATCGTCGCGTCGATCATGTGATGCACGTCAGCCAGGTCCTCGTATTCTCTGTAAAATACACTTGCGATTGTGCTCGTGCTCCCCAATGGCAAGACACCAATGGGACACTGCTTGACGGAATGAAGATTGCTCTCGTATTTCCTCATTAGGCCAGTCACCACGTCCGACAAGGTGCCATCTCCTCCCGCTACGATGATAGCATCGGTAGGTGTTTCCAAATTTGTTATTATGCCACGTGCGTGGCTTCCCGATTGCGTGTCGATAACAGTTACCGAGATACCAGCCAAGTGCAACAGAGGCTCGcagtatttttcaaataacttTCTGGCTTTcctgagaaaaaagaaagaaagaaataaaagttgtgCAAGGTGATTGAATCTCTGTGCCGAATTCAAGATTCCTCTAACAACCTCTTCTTGGCTGATGGATTCAAAACGACTGTTACATGGCGAGGCTTGATGTTCGTCGGGCAATCTCCATACTTGGCTACGTTTTCGCAACTCTGACGCATTAATTGTTCCGTACtggaaattgttaaaaatttattgatgagATAACAGAACCCTATATCCAAATGGAGCATACTTGTATGAAAAATTTTGTGATATCGACTTGtgcaaaatattcatatttacaGTTGCGAGCAAACAAGTGTatagaagattgcaaatatgaATATACAATTACAAATTTCATAATCAGGAAAAGGAGAATGGAGGTTAAGTTCTCCATGGTTTCTTACTCGTAAACCTGTTTGCCATATGAAATTCCGTATGAAAATGCTGCAGCTCCCAACACAGATTTCTTCCAATTATTTCGTATCGTTTTTAACAGATTTAACACTTTAGCCATTCTTACTTAAGTTACTTTCAAAGCACATTTAAAGTTTGTTGTTTCTGCTGCTGCTTGGATTTGTGTGATGCATTTGAGCACGATGtgcttgatttttatttattctctgTAGATCTGCTgtcttataatttatattcaatattttctttcctattttattttcattttatttaaattttattcaagacAAAGCTGTTTCTCGGCTCTTGAATATCTCTCGATTCTCTGTAGCGAGTTACATTTAATGCACCGTTACGCAAATCAAATTTCGCGCGTAATATACAGCGCCGATATAGGGTATTCTTAGGTAAATTTTCAAGTAAACGCGACACCTCATGGTGGAATTTGCCTCATGAGTTGGCTCTACTGCAGGCATCGCGCAGCGGAAGGTAGCTAGAGATATTGCGGTAGCCAATCAATCATTAGCATTCTACTGGTTAAACTCGGATCGAGGTTAGGTTTCTCTTTCATAAACCGAAGATGTCGAAGCGAGGTAGGTGTTTTTGTCGTGCACGAGGAAAATCCGAGAAAATCTGCGTCAGATCGATGCATCGGTTTCGAgcaatgcaataaaaatactaaaatacgTCTTGTTATTTTATACGTCTTATTGCACGAGAAACCAAAGATATATTTGATTGGTGATTCATATGTGAAAATTGCTGCCCGCATGATACATTCTACCATGATATTCTTGTCATTTCAGGACGTGGTGGGTCAGCTGGAGCCAAATTCAGGATATCCCTGGGTTTGCCCGTGGGTGCAGTAATTAATTGCGCCGATAATACTGgtaagtgaaaaatattttctacatgATACTTAACCTAACTCCAAAAAAAAATACGGTACAGTTCACGAGTGGAGTGAAGTGTCGATGCAAGTCTTCCACGTGTGCTTCATCAATATCAGTATCGTTCACTTTtgcatcaataataataaactatttaGACGATTAATTTAGCTGCATGCAACACTTGCAACATTCCATGCCAAACTTTTCGTTTAGACTATTTAACCTATTGACGCATGATTTAATTAGTGCTTTTTGTCGATACTGCCGATAACAAAATAAACAGAATTAAACATTCTTGACGAGCCATTCGTATGCATAAATAACTTGAATGTAATTAGTTTTCTCATGTCCGAGTTAACACAAGTCTGTGTatcatggtaatataaaataaagcagtACCCAAGTTACCTTGGGTTAATACTTTCTCTGAAAAGTGGCACAGCAAGAAGcgtgttaataataatagaatgtaaaaataaatatctttagaGGTAGCGATGGACAATATACAAGGTATGATATGTTCTACAATAATTGTATTCAGGTGCAAAGAACTTGTATGTCATCGCAGTACAAGGAATCAAGGGCCGGTTAAACCGCCTACCGGCGGCTGGATCCGGCGACATGATTGTGACGACGGTAAAGAAGGGAAAGCCGGAACTTAGAAAAAAGGgtaattaattctttacaaattatataattcttattaattaattctaataattaattctttacgAATAACATCTTTACTCCTTTCCTCTCGTCCCAAGATaaagtgttatttttatttcttattttataatgtatctACGTTTGTCTTTACAGTGATGCCGGCGGTTGTCATACGGCAACGGAAACCGTTTCGTAGGAAGGATGGATCGTTTATATACTTTGAGGATAATGCTGGTGTGATAGTCAACAACAAAGGAGAGATGAAAGGATCGGCTATTACGGGACCTGTTGCGAAGGAATGTGCTGATTTGTGGCCAAGGATTGCGTCTAACGCCAGCAGCATCGCATAATTCGTTACGTGTATATCctctacaaaataaatttaaaaattggtATAAGtcgtgttttttttatgtttattctCACATTATTTGCAACACACATTGTAAAGCCTTAAAATTACTTATGCAGTTTTACAAGCATTTCCTTCTGTTTCTATTAAGCAAAATGACTATttcatttgttaaaaaatgtttgagagAAACGGTGAGAATCAGTCATTGTTCAACGTTGTCatttttgcatatatatttagagttttatattacaaatatagaTACTTGCAAAAATTCGCAAGTTCACAATGAATTGGTAGCATTGCTCAACAAAAACGCGTTCCAAACGTTAGAAAAGCTTGCAGGGCAGCTTGGAGTCAATAAAGCAATAGTTTCCCGCCATTTAAAAGCCATATGGAGGATAATGGGAAGGCTCTAGAAAAAGATGGCTTTGTATCATACGAATTTTTGCAAGTACCGAATAGTTCAAAGTTGCACTTATTTCCTACTT encodes the following:
- the LOC105287895 gene encoding acylglycerol kinase, mitochondrial, with protein sequence MAKVLNLLKTIRNNWKKSVLGAAAFSYGISYGKQVYDTEQLMRQSCENVAKYGDCPTNIKPRHVTVVLNPSAKKRKARKLFEKYCEPLLHLAGISVTVIDTQSGSHARGIITNLETPTDAIIVAGGDGTLSDVVTGLMRKYESNLHSVKQCPIGVLPLGSTSTIASVFYREYEDLADVHHMIDATMAVIQNNLTSIDAVEIKLLENDPENPVKPIYAVDGIKWGAWTDTHARIDKYWYWGFLRKYAAYVFSGYKSDLNWRCNAVLKYTNPCEGCSRCYSKESYNESVNMNRRWWHAFLPRKQTFVPDNRVDYSKVTNEDCDTFYEMPISTTELCIRTENTKNLPVQSAPSLKIALGPDNINYAAFVEKGWKQEMNNESPVNSILDAKDIQLYPEITNENQMFYIDYEEYELKPVEIRLLPQSVTIFCPESNS
- the LOC105287914 gene encoding 60S ribosomal protein L23: MSKRGRGGSAGAKFRISLGLPVGAVINCADNTGAKNLYVIAVQGIKGRLNRLPAAGSGDMIVTTVKKGKPELRKKVMPAVVIRQRKPFRRKDGSFIYFEDNAGVIVNNKGEMKGSAITGPVAKECADLWPRIASNASSIA